GATCAATACGAGCTTTTTTCCTGGTAGTAACTCAGAATTAGTAACAAGGGTCTATTAAATGGTATTAAGTTCCGAAAGCATAAAAAAAGAACTAATTGAAGGTAAGCTTGTCATTGAGGGTTTTAAAGAAAGCTCATTCAGACCTGCAAGCTATTTACTTAGGCTAAGTGACCACATACTTTTAATGGAACAGCACGATAGAGAAATTGATACTAAATCTACAGATACGAAATCTTTTTTTAAAGCGATACAAATTCCAATTGAAGGGTATGTATTAAAACCAGGTGATTTTATATTGGGGGCTTCTGTTGAGTCTTTGAGTTTACCTAGTTTTTTGTGCGGAGAGCTAAGTCAGCTATCCTGCTACGCTAGAGTGGGGCTGAACATTAACTTTAGCGCTAATTATGTTGCACCTACATTTGGTCACAATAACCCATCATCTATTACCTTCGAGATAAAAAATGAATCTTGTAACGATATTCGCATATATCCCAGAGTGAATTTTTGTCACATACGTTTTATACAAACTGATTTGGATGTTAAAAGTTCATATAATGGAATATATAGTGGCCATAAAGAAGCTAA
The sequence above is drawn from the Pseudoalteromonas espejiana DSM 9414 genome and encodes:
- a CDS encoding dCTP deaminase yields the protein MVLSSESIKKELIEGKLVIEGFKESSFRPASYLLRLSDHILLMEQHDREIDTKSTDTKSFFKAIQIPIEGYVLKPGDFILGASVESLSLPSFLCGELSQLSCYARVGLNINFSANYVAPTFGHNNPSSITFEIKNESCNDIRIYPRVNFCHIRFIQTDLDVKSSYNGIYSGHKEAKAADFSTKPAKG